One Amblyomma americanum isolate KBUSLIRL-KWMA chromosome 8, ASM5285725v1, whole genome shotgun sequence DNA window includes the following coding sequences:
- the RpS2 gene encoding ribosomal protein S2, which translates to MADAAPAGGRGGFRGGFGRGRGRGRGRGRGRGRGRGKEGEKEWVPVTKLGRLVKDGKIKSLEDIYPFSYPIKEYEIIDHFLGSSLKDEVLKIMPVQKQTRAGQRTRFKAFVAIGDFNGHVGLGVKCSKEVATAIRGAIILAKLSVIPVRRGYWGNKIGKPHTVPCKVTGKCGSVLVRLIPAPRGTGIVSAPVPKKLLHMAGIEDCYTSARGSTATLGNFAKATYLAIQQTYSYLTPDLWKERELQKSPYQEFTDYLMHAHRPVGTARSVEPTTH; encoded by the exons ATGGCGGACGCTGCTCCAGCCGGAGGACGAGGTGGTTTCCGTGGCGGCTTCGGTCGGGGTCGCGGACGTGGCCGCGGACGTGGCCGTGGCCGCGGTCGTGGCCGTGGCAAGGAAGGTGAGAAGGAATGGGTGCCAGTGACCAAGTTGGGCCGCCTGGTCAAGGATGGGAAGATCAAGTCGCTCGAAGACATCTACCCTTTCTCGTACCCGATCAAGGAGTACGAGATCATTGACCACTTTTTGGGGAGCTCGCTCAAGGACGAGGTGCTGAAGATCATGCCAGTCCAAAAGCAGACGCGTGCTGGTCAGCGTACCCGCTTCAAGGCCTTCGTGGCCATCGGGGACTTCAACGGCCACGTCGGCTTGGGTGTCAAGTGCTCTAAGGAGGTGGCCACGGCCATCCGTGGTGCCATCATTCTCGCCAAACTGTCGGTCATTCCCGTGCGCCGGGGCTACTGGGGCAACAAGATCGGCAAGCCCCACACAGTACCCTGCAAG GTGACCGGCAAGTGTGGCAGTGTGCTGGTGCGTCTCATCCCGGCCCCCCGTGGAACGGGCATTGTGTCCGCGCCAGTGCCCAAGAAGCTGCTGCACATGGCCGGTATTGAGGACTGCTACACATCGGCCCGTGGCTCCACCGCCACCCTGGGAAACTTTG cCAAGGCAACATACTTGGCCATTCAGCAGACGTACAGCTACCTCACCCCCGACTTGTGGAAGGAGCGCGAGCTGCAAAAGTCGCCATACCAGGAGTTCACCGACTACCTGATGCACGCCCACCGACCTGTCGGCACTGCCCGCTCGGTTGAACCGACGACCCACTGA